A stretch of the Acanthopagrus latus isolate v.2019 chromosome 9, fAcaLat1.1, whole genome shotgun sequence genome encodes the following:
- the tmsb4x gene encoding thymosin beta-4, with protein MSDKPDISEVASFDKSKLKKTETEEKNTLPTKETIEQEKSA; from the exons ATGTCCGACAAGCCTGACATCTCAGAAGTCGCATCCTTCGACAAGTCCAAgctgaagaagacagagactgaggagaaaaacacacttccaACCAAAGAAA ccATCGAACAGGAGAAGTCAGCATAA